The following are from one region of the Sardina pilchardus chromosome 4, fSarPil1.1, whole genome shotgun sequence genome:
- the nxph2a gene encoding neurexophilin-2: MRNLQTLLLLFCLHKVTSRKVQIPEAELLEWGESDNEENVSPQGASPRILNPLRLFARGTPGLKNNMREMAYLENMEDFWDWLSNQTDVQETQTRTKRRPIVKTGKFKKMFGWGDFHSNIKTVKLNLLITGKIVDHGNGTFSVYFRHNSTGLGNVSVSLVPPSKVVEFEFAQQSTLATKDTKSFNCRIEYEKTDRNKKTALCSLDPAKVCYQEQTQSHVSWLCSKPFKVICIYIAFYSVDYKLVQKVCPDYNYHSDTPYSSTG; encoded by the coding sequence GTCACGAGCCGCAAAGTGCAAATTCCAGAAGCAGAGCTGCTGGAATGGGGGGAGAGCGATAATGAGGAGAATGTCTCCCCTCAAGGGGCCAGTCCCCGGATTTTAAACCCCCTGCGTCTCTTCGCCAGGGGAACTCCTGGACTCAAAAACAACATGAGGGAAATGGCATATTTAGAAAACATGGAGGACTTTTGGGACTGGTTATCTAACCAGACAGATGTTCAGGAGACGCAAACGAGAACTAAACGGAGGCCCATCGTGAAAACTGGGAAATTCAAAAAGATGTTTGGCTGGGGCGATTTCCACTCCAACATTAAGACCGTGAAGCTAAATCTCCTCATCACGGGCAAGATCGTGGACCATGGAAACGGCACATTTAGCGTGTACTTTCGGCACAACTCCACCGGGCTGGGCAACGTGTCTGTGAGCTTAGTCCCCCCGTCCAAGGTGGTGGAGTTTGAGTTTGCCCAGCAGTCCACCCTCGCCACCAAGGACACCAAGTCTTTCAACTGCCGCATTGAGTACGAGAAAACAGACCGCAACAAGAAGACTGCTTTGTGCAGCCTGGACCCGGCCAAGGTGTGCTACCAAGAGCAGACCCAGAGTCATGTCTCCTGGCTCTGCTCAAAGCCCTTCAAGGTCATATGCATCTACATCGCCTTCTATAGTGTGGACTATAAGCTGGTCCAAAAGGTTTGCCCTGACTACAATTACCATAGCGACACACCCTACTCCTCCACAGGATAA